The following coding sequences are from one Collimonas arenae window:
- a CDS encoding cupredoxin domain-containing protein: MLLVATLANAADLPTFKLEMKDGVLNPVRIEVPAGKKIKIEIHNVGKSAVEFESVQLRKEKVLAPGAESFVVIAPLSPGEYKFFDDFHTQAQGVIVAK; encoded by the coding sequence ATCTTATTGGTGGCGACGCTGGCAAATGCTGCCGACCTGCCGACCTTCAAACTGGAAATGAAAGACGGTGTGTTGAATCCGGTTCGCATCGAGGTGCCGGCCGGAAAGAAGATCAAGATCGAAATCCATAACGTCGGTAAATCTGCGGTGGAATTCGAAAGCGTGCAGCTGCGCAAAGAGAAGGTGTTGGCTCCTGGCGCGGAATCGTTTGTTGTGATTGCACCGCTGTCGCCAGGCGAATATAAATTTTTCGATGATTTCCATACCCAGGCGCAGGGTGTGATTGTGGCCAAGTAA
- the ispF gene encoding 2-C-methyl-D-erythritol 2,4-cyclodiphosphate synthase translates to MSKHPGFRIGQGYDCHALQVGRPLIIGGVTIAHKTGLLGHSDADVLLHAVIDALFGAAALGDIGRHFSDTDAQFAGADSRKLLREAVRLIGEAGFAVGNIDSTIIAQAPKMAPHIPQMVQHIAADCGIAVNQVNVKAKTNEKLGYLGREEGIAAEAVALLYSL, encoded by the coding sequence ATGAGCAAGCATCCCGGATTTCGCATTGGCCAAGGTTACGATTGCCACGCATTGCAGGTCGGCAGGCCATTGATCATCGGTGGCGTGACGATTGCGCACAAGACGGGTTTGCTGGGACACTCGGATGCCGACGTATTGCTGCATGCAGTGATTGACGCCTTGTTTGGCGCGGCGGCCCTGGGCGATATCGGTCGCCATTTTTCCGACACGGACGCGCAGTTTGCCGGCGCTGATTCCCGCAAGTTGTTGCGCGAGGCGGTGCGTTTGATTGGCGAGGCTGGATTTGCAGTAGGCAATATCGATTCGACCATCATCGCCCAGGCGCCGAAGATGGCGCCGCATATTCCGCAAATGGTGCAGCACATTGCGGCCGATTGCGGTATCGCGGTGAATCAGGTCAACGTCAAGGCCAAGACCAATGAAAAACTTGGCTATCTGGGGCGGGAAGAGGGCATCGCGGCGGAGGCCGTCGCGCTGCTCTATTCTTTATGA
- a CDS encoding GNAT family N-acetyltransferase — protein MAATPDCLYLHDLAVAPAARGKRAANVLVAAALAHARSAGLNWSALVSVQQSQSFWGTLGYQATDGLPSQARENLASYQVSADQPDAVYMLQQLG, from the coding sequence TTGGCCGCAACGCCGGACTGCCTGTATCTGCACGACCTGGCCGTAGCGCCGGCAGCACGCGGCAAACGCGCTGCCAATGTCCTGGTCGCTGCTGCATTGGCGCATGCGCGCAGCGCCGGCCTGAACTGGTCTGCGCTGGTGTCGGTACAACAATCACAGTCGTTCTGGGGTACGCTGGGCTATCAGGCAACTGACGGGCTGCCGTCGCAAGCCAGGGAAAATCTGGCCAGCTACCAGGTGTCTGCAGATCAGCCCGATGCGGTGTATATGCTGCAGCAATTGGGTTAA
- a CDS encoding 4Fe-4S binding protein, producing MNTCAIPQTRLSRTADWMRDHAKLIRWIQWGIVLLYGFLILVPIFLPLPDETAHIWSNLTLIAQFAFWGIWWPFVLISMVLMGRVWCGVLCPEGALTEFASRHGRGKAIPHWMRWGGWPFVAFALTTIYGQMVSVYQYPKAVLLVLGGSTLGAIIVGYLYGRDKRVWCKYLCPVNGVFGLLAKLAPFHYKVDETAWRASYNTHGRKTIAINCAPLVPLRAMKGASDCHMCGRCSGHRDAIELTWRAPTEEIVEHGRQHNSLWESALALYGLMGIAIGAFHWSASPWFVQVKQALATWLIDRDIMWPFATNAPWWVLTNYPAQSDVFSWLDGGLVIGYILTTGLVLGTALSLLFALATRFLGGWDQSRFNHLVQATIPLAGCGVFVGLSATTISLLRGEHLPVFWANDLRAILLIGTSLWSVWLAWRVTGRHTSSLPRRLLSMAAVVGGLALVNFAWLLMFWLW from the coding sequence ATGAATACTTGCGCCATCCCGCAAACGCGGCTGTCCCGCACCGCCGACTGGATGCGGGATCATGCCAAGCTGATCCGCTGGATACAGTGGGGAATAGTGCTGTTGTATGGTTTCCTGATACTGGTACCGATCTTTCTACCTCTGCCGGACGAAACTGCGCATATCTGGTCCAACTTGACGCTGATTGCGCAGTTTGCGTTCTGGGGTATCTGGTGGCCGTTCGTGTTGATCAGCATGGTGTTGATGGGGCGTGTCTGGTGCGGCGTGCTGTGCCCAGAAGGCGCATTGACCGAATTCGCCAGCCGCCATGGCCGCGGCAAGGCGATTCCGCACTGGATGCGTTGGGGCGGCTGGCCGTTCGTGGCGTTTGCGCTGACCACAATTTATGGCCAGATGGTCAGCGTCTATCAATATCCGAAAGCGGTGCTGCTGGTGCTCGGCGGCTCCACGCTCGGCGCGATCATCGTCGGCTATCTGTATGGCCGCGACAAGCGCGTCTGGTGCAAATACCTGTGCCCGGTCAACGGCGTGTTCGGACTGCTGGCCAAGCTGGCGCCGTTCCACTACAAGGTCGACGAGACCGCATGGCGCGCGTCCTACAATACTCATGGACGCAAGACGATTGCCATCAATTGCGCGCCGTTGGTGCCATTGCGCGCCATGAAGGGGGCTTCCGATTGCCATATGTGCGGGCGTTGCAGTGGTCATCGCGATGCCATTGAACTGACCTGGCGCGCGCCAACCGAGGAAATTGTCGAGCATGGCCGTCAGCACAACAGCTTGTGGGAAAGTGCGCTCGCTCTGTACGGCCTGATGGGAATTGCGATCGGCGCCTTCCACTGGTCGGCTAGCCCGTGGTTCGTGCAGGTCAAGCAGGCGCTGGCGACCTGGCTCATCGATCGCGATATCATGTGGCCGTTCGCCACCAATGCGCCGTGGTGGGTGTTGACCAATTATCCGGCGCAGAGCGATGTGTTCAGTTGGCTCGATGGTGGCCTTGTGATTGGGTACATCCTGACCACTGGACTGGTGCTGGGCACCGCGCTGAGCTTGTTGTTTGCATTGGCTACGCGTTTTCTGGGCGGCTGGGATCAGAGTCGTTTCAACCATCTGGTGCAGGCGACGATTCCGCTTGCAGGCTGTGGCGTGTTTGTCGGCTTGTCGGCAACCACTATCAGTCTGTTGCGCGGCGAGCATCTGCCCGTATTTTGGGCCAACGACTTGCGCGCCATCCTGCTGATCGGTACCAGCTTGTGGAGTGTCTGGCTGGCCTGGCGCGTTACCGGCCGCCATACGTCGT
- the phaR gene encoding polyhydroxyalkanoate synthesis repressor PhaR, giving the protein MTTTKKMSERLIKKYPNRRLYDTQTSSYITLTDVKQLVLDNEEFVVLDAKTDDDLTRSILLQIILEEESNGTPMFSSAALSQIIRYYGHAMQGMMGSYLEKNIQAFIDIQNKLAENSKGFYEGKPFSPEMWTQFMNVQGPMMQGMMSNYIEQSKGLFIQMQEQMQNQTKNMFGTFPFAPPPPDKTKK; this is encoded by the coding sequence ATGACTACTACAAAAAAAATGTCTGAACGTTTGATCAAAAAGTATCCGAACCGCCGCTTGTACGATACGCAAACCAGTTCATACATCACATTGACGGACGTCAAGCAGCTGGTATTGGACAACGAGGAATTCGTTGTGCTGGATGCCAAGACCGATGACGATCTGACGCGCAGTATTTTGTTGCAGATTATCCTGGAAGAAGAATCCAACGGCACGCCGATGTTTTCCAGCGCTGCGCTGTCGCAGATCATTCGCTACTACGGCCATGCGATGCAGGGCATGATGGGCTCTTATCTGGAAAAGAATATTCAGGCCTTCATCGATATCCAGAACAAGCTCGCAGAAAACTCGAAGGGTTTTTACGAGGGCAAGCCGTTCAGTCCTGAAATGTGGACGCAGTTCATGAACGTGCAAGGGCCGATGATGCAGGGCATGATGAGCAACTACATCGAGCAGAGCAAGGGCTTGTTCATCCAGATGCAGGAACAGATGCAGAACCAGACCAAGAACATGTTCGGTACTTTCCCGTTTGCTCCGCCGCCGCCCGACAAGACCAAAAAATAA
- the ompR gene encoding two-component system response regulator OmpR, whose product MNTINTPTQTSNAHQHKILVVDDDIRLRDLLRRYLTEQGFQVVTAENAQAMNKLWIRERYDLLVLDLMLPGEDGLAICRRLRGAGDQTPIIMLTAKGEDVDRIVGLEMGADDYLPKPFNPRELVARIGAVLRRKGPEELPGAPSESPQSFEFGEFVLDLGTRTLKKNGDSIPLTTGEFSVLKVFARHARQPLSREKLMELARGREYEVFDRSLDVQISRLRKLIEPDPASPLYIQTVWGLGYVFIPEGQPR is encoded by the coding sequence ATGAATACGATCAACACCCCAACACAAACATCCAACGCCCACCAGCATAAAATCCTGGTGGTTGACGACGACATTCGATTGCGCGATCTGCTGCGACGTTATCTGACGGAGCAAGGCTTCCAGGTCGTCACGGCCGAGAATGCCCAGGCGATGAACAAGCTATGGATTCGTGAGCGCTACGATCTGCTAGTGCTCGATCTGATGCTGCCCGGCGAAGATGGCCTGGCAATTTGCCGACGCCTGCGTGGCGCCGGCGACCAGACGCCGATCATCATGTTGACCGCAAAAGGCGAAGACGTCGACCGCATCGTCGGCCTGGAGATGGGTGCTGACGATTATCTGCCCAAGCCATTCAATCCGCGCGAACTGGTAGCGCGTATCGGCGCGGTGCTGCGCCGCAAAGGTCCGGAAGAATTGCCGGGAGCGCCATCGGAATCGCCGCAATCTTTCGAGTTCGGCGAATTCGTGCTCGACCTCGGCACCCGCACCCTGAAGAAAAACGGCGATTCGATTCCACTGACCACAGGTGAGTTCTCGGTGCTCAAGGTATTTGCCCGACATGCACGGCAGCCGTTGTCTCGCGAAAAACTGATGGAGCTGGCACGTGGCCGAGAATACGAAGTGTTCGACCGCAGCCTGGACGTGCAAATTTCCCGCTTGCGTAAACTGATCGAGCCAGATCCTGCCAGCCCACTCTACATACAAACGGTGTGGGGACTCGGCTACGTGTTCATTCCGGAAGGTCAGCCGCGTTGA
- a CDS encoding iron transporter has translation MNVKLYAAVALMSAGFVNAAIAAEYPIGKQQIMNGLEIAAVYLQPIKMEPEGMMRKAEESDIHVEADIRAVKNNPNGFAEGDWMPNLVISYEFTKAGSKQVIKGDMMPMVASDGPHYGDNVKLAGPGKYTLKMIISPPSANVGAHFGRHVDKETGVGPWFKPFEVTNEFTFAGVGKKGGY, from the coding sequence ATGAATGTGAAGTTATATGCGGCTGTGGCGCTAATGTCGGCAGGATTTGTGAACGCGGCGATTGCCGCTGAGTATCCGATCGGCAAACAACAAATCATGAATGGCCTTGAAATCGCTGCCGTGTACTTGCAGCCGATCAAAATGGAGCCGGAAGGCATGATGCGCAAAGCTGAAGAATCGGACATTCATGTCGAGGCTGATATTCGTGCAGTGAAAAACAATCCCAACGGTTTTGCCGAAGGTGACTGGATGCCGAACCTGGTGATTTCCTATGAATTCACGAAGGCAGGTTCGAAGCAGGTGATCAAGGGCGACATGATGCCAATGGTGGCCAGTGACGGCCCGCATTACGGCGATAACGTCAAGCTCGCAGGGCCGGGTAAGTACACATTGAAAATGATCATTTCACCGCCTTCGGCCAATGTCGGTGCGCACTTCGGCCGTCATGTGGACAAGGAAACCGGTGTCGGCCCTTGGTTCAAACCGTTTGAAGTGACGAATGAATTCACCTTCGCCGGCGTCGGTAAAAAGGGCGGCTATTGA
- a CDS encoding DUF4870 family protein, translating to MANELVFDSKLHSEKNLAWWLYLCHAASLLFSLGALSWIPLIVNYVKRQDAADSFVYSHHNWQIRSFWWYLLWMFVGGALFLTVIGIPLAFVVWGLAWLWKAYRLIKGLIDLNDNKAMPA from the coding sequence ATGGCCAACGAACTGGTTTTCGATAGCAAATTGCACTCAGAGAAAAATCTTGCCTGGTGGCTCTACCTGTGTCATGCCGCCAGCCTGCTGTTCTCGCTCGGCGCACTGTCCTGGATTCCCTTGATCGTCAATTATGTCAAGCGACAGGATGCGGCGGACTCCTTTGTATATAGCCACCATAACTGGCAGATCCGCTCATTCTGGTGGTATCTGCTGTGGATGTTCGTCGGCGGCGCCCTGTTCCTGACCGTCATCGGCATTCCATTGGCGTTCGTGGTGTGGGGACTGGCCTGGTTGTGGAAGGCCTATCGCCTGATCAAGGGCCTGATCGACCTGAATGACAACAAGGCAATGCCTGCCTGA
- the ispD gene encoding 2-C-methyl-D-erythritol 4-phosphate cytidylyltransferase gives MSGPRQPRHFGLIPAAGIGARLGAGIPKQYMPLAGKPMLAHVLDTFAATAVIAHTFVVVSADDGYIGDLVAAAPHWQGRITILFHGGADRHASVLNGLNAIRTQVSDDDWMLVHDAARPGLTSGLIEHLIAALRDDAVGGLLALPVVDTLKRSDQDGRVAQTVERTALWAAQTPQMFRYGLLLQALTQATALTDEAGAIEMLGLQPCLVEGSPRNFKVTLPHDVALAEMFLRS, from the coding sequence ATGAGTGGTCCACGCCAACCACGTCATTTTGGCCTGATTCCTGCCGCCGGCATCGGCGCCCGGCTTGGGGCAGGCATTCCCAAGCAATACATGCCGCTGGCCGGCAAGCCGATGCTGGCGCATGTACTGGACACCTTTGCGGCGACCGCAGTCATCGCTCATACCTTTGTTGTGGTCAGTGCCGATGACGGTTATATCGGCGACCTGGTGGCGGCTGCGCCGCATTGGCAGGGACGCATCACGATCTTGTTTCATGGTGGCGCTGATCGCCACGCGTCGGTGTTGAACGGCTTGAATGCGATCCGCACACAGGTCAGCGACGACGATTGGATGCTGGTGCACGATGCGGCGCGGCCGGGATTGACCAGCGGCTTGATTGAACACTTGATCGCGGCATTGCGGGATGATGCGGTCGGCGGCCTGTTGGCGTTGCCGGTGGTCGATACGCTCAAGCGCAGCGACCAGGACGGCCGCGTGGCGCAGACTGTGGAGCGCACCGCGCTGTGGGCGGCGCAGACGCCGCAGATGTTCCGGTACGGCCTATTGTTGCAGGCCTTGACGCAAGCGACGGCACTGACCGATGAGGCGGGAGCGATTGAAATGCTGGGATTGCAGCCGTGCCTGGTCGAGGGCAGTCCGCGCAATTTCAAGGTGACTTTGCCGCATGACGTGGCGCTGGCAGAAATGTTTTTGAGGAGTTGA
- the mfd gene encoding transcription-repair coupling factor — MSFDLEKLLPKPATRFALPAAHGSSDAFALAQAALALKAQRRMLVVVVADATDGQRLRTEIPWFQAAQAEDRQNGLRCHLLPDWETLPYDAFSPHQDLVSERLATLYEVQNGQCDVLLVPATTALVKMAPPSFLAGYTFFFKQGETLDEARLKSQLTLAGYSHVNQVMSPGEYSVRGGLIDIFPMGSVLPYRLDLFGDTIETIRTFDADTQRSLYPVKEVRLLPGREFPMDEAARSAFRSRWREVFEGDPSRSAIYKDIGSGIASAGIEYYLPLFFEETATLFDYLPDSTMFALVGDIEGAIQRFWGDTHSRYKFLKSDRERPLLAPEALFLTDELFFGLAKPFGRWVIKHSDAASELSAPIPNIAVNRRIDDPLTNLRSYLLQTDRRVMICAESNGRRETLQQYFNEYNLPLALCEGYADFITSSEKLMLGVAPLHAGFELPQFTFITETELYAGSGRRIGKKKQEGATQVESMVRDLSELKIGDPVVHVNHGIGRYMGLLSMDLGEGETEFLHLEYAKDTKLYVPVSQLHVISRYSGASPEDAPLHALGSGQWEKAKRKAAQQVRDTAAELLNLYARRAVRQGHAFEYSAHDYEAFAESFGFEETADQAAAINAVIQDMTSGKPMDRLICGDVGFGKTEVALRAAFVAVLGGKQVAILAPTTLLAEQHAQTFADRFADWPVKIAELSRFRSGKEVTQAIKGMADGTLDIVIGTHKLLSDDIKFSRLGLVIIDEEHRFGVRQKEALKALRSEVDVLTLTATPIPRTLGMALEGLREFSIIATAPQKRLAIKTFVRSEGESTIREACLRELKRGGQVYFLHNEVETIQNRKAMLEALLPEARIGIAHGQMHERDLEKVMRDFVAQRFNILLCTTIIETGIDVPTANTIIMHRADKFGLAQLHQLRGRVGRSHHQAYAYLLVHDVQGLTKLAQRRLDAIQQMEELGSGFYLAMHDLEIRGAGEVLGDNQSGEMHEIGFQLYSDMLNEAVRSLKNGKEPDLAAPLATTTEINLHVPALLPSDYCGDVHERLSIYKRLANCNVQGKIDDLQEELIDRFGKLPDPAKALIETHRLRIAAKSIGIVKIDAHTDSALLQFVPNPPIDAMRIIELIQKNRHIKLNGQDKLRITANMPDLAARLVQVKSTIKALAG, encoded by the coding sequence ATGTCCTTCGATCTAGAAAAATTGTTGCCAAAGCCGGCCACACGTTTTGCGCTGCCGGCAGCGCATGGTTCGTCCGATGCATTCGCGTTGGCGCAAGCCGCACTGGCGCTGAAGGCGCAACGCCGGATGCTGGTCGTCGTAGTGGCGGACGCCACCGACGGCCAGCGGCTGCGCACCGAAATTCCTTGGTTCCAGGCCGCCCAGGCAGAGGACCGGCAGAACGGCCTGCGCTGTCATCTGTTGCCTGACTGGGAAACCCTGCCCTATGATGCCTTCTCGCCGCACCAGGATCTGGTGTCGGAACGCCTGGCGACGCTATACGAGGTGCAGAACGGCCAATGCGATGTGCTGCTGGTACCCGCCACCACCGCGCTGGTGAAAATGGCGCCACCGTCCTTCCTGGCCGGCTACACGTTCTTTTTCAAGCAAGGCGAGACACTCGACGAGGCGCGCCTGAAGTCACAGCTGACGCTGGCCGGCTATAGCCATGTCAACCAGGTCATGTCGCCCGGCGAGTATTCGGTGCGCGGCGGCCTGATCGACATTTTCCCGATGGGTTCGGTATTGCCTTACCGGCTAGACCTGTTTGGCGACACCATCGAAACCATTCGCACCTTCGACGCCGACACCCAGCGCTCGCTGTACCCAGTCAAGGAAGTACGCTTGCTGCCTGGCCGCGAATTCCCGATGGATGAAGCGGCACGCTCGGCGTTCCGCAGCCGCTGGCGCGAAGTGTTCGAAGGCGATCCGTCGCGCTCGGCAATCTACAAGGATATTGGCAGCGGCATCGCCTCGGCCGGCATCGAATATTATCTGCCGCTATTTTTCGAGGAAACCGCAACTCTGTTCGATTATCTGCCGGACAGCACGATGTTCGCACTAGTCGGCGACATCGAAGGCGCCATCCAGCGTTTCTGGGGCGATACGCATTCGCGCTACAAATTCCTGAAGTCAGACCGCGAGCGACCGTTATTGGCGCCGGAAGCGCTGTTCTTGACCGACGAATTATTCTTCGGCCTGGCCAAACCGTTCGGCCGTTGGGTCATCAAACACAGCGACGCGGCCTCGGAACTGTCGGCGCCGATACCCAACATTGCCGTCAACCGCCGCATTGACGACCCGCTGACCAATCTGCGTTCCTACCTGCTGCAAACCGATCGCCGCGTGATGATTTGCGCCGAATCGAACGGCCGCCGCGAAACCTTGCAGCAGTATTTCAACGAATATAATTTGCCGCTTGCGCTGTGCGAAGGCTATGCCGACTTCATCACGTCCAGCGAAAAATTGATGCTGGGCGTGGCGCCGTTGCACGCCGGTTTCGAACTGCCGCAATTCACCTTCATCACCGAAACCGAGTTGTATGCCGGTTCCGGCCGTCGCATCGGCAAGAAGAAACAAGAAGGCGCGACCCAGGTCGAATCGATGGTGCGCGACCTTTCCGAGCTGAAGATCGGCGATCCGGTAGTACACGTCAACCATGGCATTGGTCGCTACATGGGCCTGCTCAGCATGGACCTGGGTGAAGGCGAGACCGAATTCCTGCACCTGGAATACGCCAAGGACACCAAGCTGTACGTGCCGGTGTCGCAACTGCATGTGATTTCGCGCTATTCCGGCGCCTCGCCGGAAGATGCGCCGCTCCATGCGCTCGGCTCGGGCCAATGGGAAAAGGCCAAGCGCAAGGCTGCGCAGCAAGTGCGCGACACTGCCGCCGAACTGTTGAACCTGTATGCGCGCCGCGCGGTACGGCAAGGCCATGCATTCGAATACTCGGCACACGATTACGAAGCCTTCGCCGAAAGTTTCGGCTTCGAAGAAACCGCCGACCAGGCTGCCGCCATCAACGCCGTGATCCAGGACATGACCAGCGGCAAACCGATGGACCGCCTGATCTGCGGCGACGTCGGCTTCGGCAAGACCGAAGTGGCGCTGCGCGCCGCCTTCGTCGCGGTACTGGGCGGCAAGCAGGTTGCGATCCTGGCGCCGACCACCCTGCTGGCGGAACAGCACGCGCAAACCTTTGCTGACCGCTTTGCCGACTGGCCCGTGAAAATCGCCGAGCTGTCACGTTTCCGCAGTGGCAAGGAAGTTACGCAAGCGATCAAGGGCATGGCTGACGGCACGCTTGATATCGTCATCGGCACGCATAAATTGCTGTCCGACGACATCAAGTTCTCACGTCTCGGATTAGTCATCATCGACGAAGAGCATCGTTTCGGCGTGCGGCAGAAAGAAGCGTTGAAGGCATTGCGCTCAGAAGTGGACGTCCTGACGCTGACCGCAACGCCGATCCCGCGCACGCTGGGCATGGCGCTGGAAGGCTTGCGCGAATTCTCGATCATCGCCACCGCACCGCAAAAACGTCTGGCGATCAAGACATTCGTGCGCAGCGAAGGCGAATCGACCATCCGCGAGGCCTGCCTGCGCGAATTGAAGCGCGGCGGCCAAGTCTATTTCCTGCACAACGAAGTCGAAACCATCCAGAACCGCAAGGCAATGCTGGAAGCGCTGCTGCCGGAAGCGCGCATCGGCATCGCTCACGGCCAGATGCACGAGCGCGACCTGGAAAAGGTAATGCGCGATTTCGTCGCGCAACGCTTCAACATCCTGCTGTGCACCACGATTATCGAAACCGGTATCGACGTGCCGACCGCCAACACCATCATCATGCATCGTGCCGACAAATTCGGCCTGGCCCAATTGCACCAGTTGCGCGGCCGGGTCGGCCGCTCGCATCATCAGGCTTACGCCTATTTGCTGGTGCACGACGTGCAAGGCTTGACCAAACTGGCGCAGCGCCGCCTGGATGCGATTCAGCAGATGGAAGAACTCGGCAGCGGCTTTTACCTGGCGATGCACGACCTGGAAATCCGTGGCGCCGGCGAGGTACTGGGCGACAACCAGTCCGGCGAAATGCACGAGATCGGCTTCCAGCTGTATTCCGACATGCTCAATGAAGCTGTGCGCTCGCTGAAGAACGGCAAGGAGCCGGACCTGGCCGCACCGTTGGCGACCACCACCGAAATCAATCTGCATGTGCCGGCCTTGCTGCCGAGCGATTACTGCGGCGATGTGCACGAGCGGCTGTCGATCTACAAGCGCCTGGCAAATTGCAACGTTCAAGGCAAAATCGATGATCTGCAGGAGGAGTTGATCGATCGCTTCGGCAAACTACCGGATCCGGCCAAGGCATTGATTGAAACGCACCGGCTGCGGATTGCCGCCAAATCGATCGGCATCGTCAAGATTGATGCGCACACCGATTCGGCGCTGTTGCAATTCGTACCGAACCCACCGATCGACGCCATGCGCATCATAGAACTGATTCAAAAGAACCGGCACATCAAACTGAATGGTCAGGACAAATTGCGCATCACCGCCAACATGCCTGACCTGGCGGCTCGTCTTGTGCAAGTCAAATCGACAATCAAGGCCCTTGCCGGATAA
- a CDS encoding cystathionine beta-lyase encodes MAKKNFQTALIHSEYQAPDGFDAFPVGIHHASTVLFKNVAAMRARDWQEKNGYTYGLHGTPTSFTLEARLAEIEGGRHCLLAPSGLAAITMVDMALLKSGDDVLLPDNVYNPNRELGNWLARDFGVSARYYDPLIGAGIADLIQPNTRLIWTEAPGSVSMEMPDIPAICQAAHARNVLVAIDNTWSAGLALRAFDLGVDIVMHALTKYQSGGSDVLMGAVITRDDALNRQMQAAHMRLGFGVGMDDVYLVLRSLPTMKMRFEAHDAAARTVAAWLKQRPEISRVLHPAFPDCPGHEIWQRDCSGAAGLFSVVFDARYSEEQTDRFVDSLKLFKIGYSWGGANSLCVPYRIQGMRQDWTDPGILVRFNIGLEDPQDLIADIEQALATL; translated from the coding sequence ATGGCAAAAAAGAATTTTCAGACCGCGCTGATCCATAGCGAGTACCAGGCGCCGGACGGCTTTGATGCTTTCCCGGTCGGTATCCATCACGCTTCCACGGTGCTGTTCAAGAACGTCGCCGCGATGCGGGCCCGTGACTGGCAGGAAAAGAACGGCTATACCTACGGCTTGCACGGCACTCCGACTTCCTTCACGCTTGAAGCACGCCTGGCTGAAATCGAAGGCGGTCGGCATTGCCTGTTGGCCCCTAGCGGGTTGGCGGCGATCACCATGGTCGACATGGCGCTGTTGAAGAGCGGCGACGACGTGCTGCTGCCGGATAATGTCTATAACCCGAATCGTGAGCTGGGTAACTGGCTGGCGCGCGATTTTGGTGTCAGCGCGCGCTATTACGATCCGTTGATCGGCGCCGGCATTGCCGATCTGATCCAGCCGAACACGCGTCTGATCTGGACCGAGGCGCCGGGTTCGGTGTCGATGGAAATGCCGGATATTCCTGCGATCTGCCAGGCAGCCCACGCCAGGAATGTGCTGGTCGCGATCGACAACACCTGGTCAGCTGGCCTGGCCTTGCGCGCTTTCGACCTTGGCGTCGATATCGTCATGCATGCACTTACCAAATACCAGTCGGGCGGTTCGGACGTCTTGATGGGCGCCGTCATTACGCGCGATGATGCCTTGAACCGACAGATGCAGGCAGCGCATATGCGGCTCGGTTTTGGTGTCGGCATGGATGATGTCTACCTGGTGTTGCGCAGCCTGCCGACCATGAAAATGCGCTTTGAAGCGCATGATGCGGCGGCGCGCACTGTCGCCGCCTGGCTCAAGCAGCGGCCCGAGATCAGCCGGGTGTTGCATCCTGCGTTTCCGGATTGCCCGGGGCATGAGATCTGGCAGCGCGATTGCAGCGGCGCTGCCGGCTTGTTCTCGGTGGTGTTTGATGCGCGTTATAGCGAAGAACAGACCGACCGTTTCGTCGATAGCTTGAAGCTGTTCAAGATCGGTTATAGCTGGGGCGGCGCAAATAGCCTGTGCGTGCCTTACCGAATCCAGGGCATGCGGCAGGACTGGACAGATCCGGGCATCCTGGTGCGCTTCAATATCGGGCTGGAAGATCCGCAAGATCTGATTGCCGATATCGAGCAGGCGCTTGCTACTTTGTAG